In Amphiprion ocellaris isolate individual 3 ecotype Okinawa chromosome 3, ASM2253959v1, whole genome shotgun sequence, one genomic interval encodes:
- the LOC111582092 gene encoding retinol dehydrogenase 13-like has protein sequence MRTLAAASSFVFHYPKTIAVVTVTGLGLFGVKKWMAGGVCRSKARLDGKTVLITGGNTGIGKETAVDMARRGARVILACRDMDRANKAAEDVRKKSGNDNVIVKKLDLASLQSVRQLAKDILASEERLDVLINNAGIMSCPKWQTEDGFEMQFGVNHLGHFLLTNCLLDLLKKSAPSRIVNVSSLAHERGQIYFDDINQDKDYRPWKSYSQSKLANVLFTKELASRLQDTKVTTYSLHPGVIRTELGRHFWPTMPLWKRVVYTPLMFFIKSPTEGAQTTIYCAVEESLQNESGLYYSDCAPKTAAPQGLDDEAAKKLWDLSASMVGLTKSQ, from the exons ATGAGGACCTTAGCCGCTGCgagctcatttgtttttcactaTCCCAAAACTATTGCTGTGGTCACAGTAACAG gACTGGGGCTTTTTGGTGTGAAGAAATGGATGGCAGGTGGTGTGTGTCGCAGCAAAGCCCGGTTAGATGGAAAAACCGTCCTGATCACTGGAGGCAACACTGGGATTGGCAAAGAAACTGCTGTTGACATGGCTAGAAGAG GTGCGAGAGTAATTCTGGCCTGCAGAGACATGGACAGAGCTAATAAAGCTGCAGAGGATGTGAGAAAGAAGAGCGGAAACGACAATGTGATTGTGAAAAAGTTGGACTTGGCATCTCTCCAGTCAGTTCGCCAACTGGCCAAAGACATTCTAGCAAGTGAAGAGCGGTTGGATGTGCTCATCAATAATGCAG GTATTATGAGCTGTCCAAAGTGGCAGACTGAAGATGGCTTTGAAATGCAGTTTGGGGTGAACCACCTGGGCCACTTCCTTTTAACTAACTGTCTGTTGGATCTCCTGAAGAAGTCGGCGCCGAGCCGCATTGTCAATGTCTCCAGTTTAGCGCATGAAAGAG GTCAAATCTACTTTGATGACATAAACCAGGATAAAGATTACCGCCCTTGGAAGAGCTACTCTCAAAGTAAACTAGCTAATGTCCTCTTTACCAAGGAGCTTGCCAGCAGGCTGCAAG atACCAAAGTCACAACATACAGTCTCCACCCTGGAGTGATCCGGACTGAGCTTGGTCGACACTTCTGGCCCACCATGCCCCTGTGGAAGAGAGTAGTATATACGCCACTTATGTTCTTCATCAAGAGTCCAACAGAAGGGGCTCAGACCACCATCTACTGCGCTGTGGAGGAAAGCCTGCAGAACGAGAGCGGACTCTACTACAG TGACTGTGCCCCTAAAACGGCAGCCCCTCAGGGTCTGGATGATGAAGCTGCCAAGAAGCTGTGGGATCTGAGTGCCTCTATGGTTGGTCTGACAAAATCACAGTGA
- the znf710a gene encoding zinc finger protein 710a isoform X2, whose product MRSLKHLKHHSRNNVEEESSRLVRTYPKMTEGQVDVGTQTEPVVVLSLAQAAVLGLISQNEIFGATIAPNGFYTGESRECPPPPPESVEYEYADQLIGANGDYLAEPAGEPEPQPHCSERRRPGPRGRTKRPRSEAELEGHPHKVPGPQAQVKGERLESDSPPACIHMNSRRSPGKSDDQVIQQGSLKEEQACGNCPSCVRGTSRPQTDGQPEQEQEENSGRERERKEEELVVEEEEEEEALNLKTSTDTGSPLENRYYDSNEVPYESADMSLPGEYEENGQAMLWSDPEGLARRMQIDRLDINVQIDESYCVDVGEGLKRWKCRMCEKSYTSKYNLVTHILGHNGIKPHECLHCGKLFKQPSHLQTHLLTHQGTRPHKCTVCEKAFTQTSHLKRHMLQHSDVKPYSCRFCGRGFAYPSELRTHENKHENGQCHVCTQCGLEFPTYAHLKRHLTSHQGPTTYQCTECHKSFAYRSQLQNHLMKHQNVRPYVCPECGMEFVQIHHLRQHALTHKGMKEFKCDVCAREFTLSANLKRHMLIHASVRPFQCHVCFKTFVQKQTLKTHMIVHLPVKPFKCKVCGKSFNRMYNLLGHMHLHAGSKPFKCPYCTSKFNLKGNLSRHMKVKHGIMDTTIDGQEPPQETEGQEDYEEESFEFSERENRANNNNTPDIAKLSQMEYYSTYGKGAGRFSTA is encoded by the exons gaggaggagagtagCCGCTTGGTGCGGACCTACCCCAAGATGACTGAGGGCCAAGTGGATGTGGGCACACAGACGGAGCCTGTTGTGGTGCTTTCTCTGGCTCAGGCTGCCGTTCTTGGCCTCATCTCCCAGAATGAAATATTTGGGGCCACCATTGCCCCTAATGGTTTTTACACAGGGGAGTCCAGAGAGtgtccccctcctccacctgaGTCAGTGGAGTACGAATATGCTGACCAGCTGATCGGTGCCAATGGAGACTACCTGGCCGAGCCCGCTGGGGAGCCGGAGCCCCAGCCCCACTGCAGCGAGAGAAGAAGACCCGGGCCCCGTGGGAGGACCAAAAGGCCCCGGAGTGAGGCTGAATTAGAGGGACACCCACACAAAGTGCCCGGTCCACAGGCCCAGGTTAAAGGTGAAAGACTGGAGTCTGACAGTCCTCCTGCCTGCATTCACATGAACAGCAGACGTAGTCCCGGCAAGTCGGACGATCAAGTCATCCAACAAGGTTCTCTAAAAGAGGAGCAGGCTTGTGGAAACTGTCCGTCATGTGTGAGAGGCACATCCAGGccacaaacagatggacagccAGAACAGGAACAAGAAGAAAACTCCGGtcgagaaagagagaggaaggaagaagagTTAGTggtagaggaagaagaagaggaggaggcgcTAAACCTCAAGACCAGCACAGACACTGGCAGCCCTCTGGAGAACCGATATTATGATTCCAATGAGGTACCGTATGAGTCTGCTGATATGTCGCTGCCAGGAGAGTACGAGGAGAACGGCCAAGCCATGCTGTGGTCGGACCCAGAGGGCCTCGCCAGACGAATGCAGATTGACCGACTGGACATCAACGTGCAGATCGACGAGTCATACTGCGTAGACGTGGGAGAGGGTCTGAAACGCTGGAAATGCCGCATGTGTGAGAAGTCATACACATCCAAATATAACCTCGTCACTCATATTCTGGGCCATAATGGAATTAAGCCCCATGAATGTCTACACTGTGGGAAGCTTTTCAAGCAGCCGAGTCATCTCCAGACTCACCTGCTGACCCACCAGGGAACCCGACCCCACAAGTGTACAGTTTGTGAGAAGGCCTTCACGCAGACCAGCCACTTGAAGAGGCACATGCTGCAGCATTCAGACGTTAAGCCGTACAGCTGCCGCTTCTGTGGCCGTGGCTTTGCCTACCCCAGCGAGCTGAGGACCCACGAGAACAAGCACGAGAATGGCCAGTGTCACGTCTGCACCCAGTGTGGCCTCGAGTTTCCAACCTACGCACACCTGAAGCGCCACCTTACCAGCCATCAGGGCCCCACGACGTACCAGTGCACCGAGTGCCACAAGTCCTTCGCTTATCGCAGCCAGCTGCAGAACCACTTGATGAAGCACCAGAACGTGAGGCCTTATGTTTGCCCCGAGTGCGGCATGGAGTTTGTCCAGATCCATCACCTACGGCAGCATGCTCTAACACACAAG GGTATGAAAGAATTCAAGTGCGATGTCTGTGCCAGAGAGTTTACCCTGTCTGCCAACCTGAAGAGACACATGTTGATCCATGCCAGTGTGAGGCCCTTCCAGTGCCACGTCTGCTTCAAGACCTTTGTCCAGAAGCAGACCCTGAAAACGCACATGATTGTCCACCTGCCGGTCAAGCCTTTCAAATGCAAG GTGTGCGGAAAGTCGTTCAACAGGATGTACAACCTCCTCGGCCACATGCATCTCCACGCTGGCAGCAAGCCCTTCAAGTGCCCTTACTGCACCAGCAAGTTCAACCTGAAGGGCAACCTCAGCCGACACATGAAGGTCAAACACGGCATCATGGACACCACAATAGATGGACAAG AGCCCCCCCAAGAGACAGAAGGCCAGGAGGACTACGAAGAGGAGAGCTTTGAATTCAGTGAGCGAGAAAACCGagctaacaacaacaacacacctgACATTGCTAAACTATCTCAAATGGAGTATTACAGCACCTATGGGAAGGGCGCAGGGCGCTTCAGCACTGCATGA
- the znf710a gene encoding zinc finger protein 710a isoform X1, with product MRSLKHLKHHSRNNVEEESSRLVRTYPKMTEGQVDVGTQTEPVVVLSLAQAAVLGLISQNEIFGATIAPNGFYTGESRECPPPPPESVEYEYADQLIGANGDYLAEPAGEPEPQPHCSERRRPGPRGRTKRPRSEAELEGHPHKVPGPQAQVKGERLESDSPPACIHMNSRRSPGKSDDQVIQQGSLKEEQACGNCPSCVRGTSRPQTDGQPEQEQEENSGRERERKEEELVVEEEEEEEALNLKTSTDTGSPLENRYYDSNEVPYESADMSLPGEYEENGQAMLWSDPEGLARRMQIDRLDINVQIDESYCVDVGEGLKRWKCRMCEKSYTSKYNLVTHILGHNGIKPHECLHCGKLFKQPSHLQTHLLTHQGTRPHKCTVCEKAFTQTSHLKRHMLQHSDVKPYSCRFCGRGFAYPSELRTHENKHENGQCHVCTQCGLEFPTYAHLKRHLTSHQGPTTYQCTECHKSFAYRSQLQNHLMKHQNVRPYVCPECGMEFVQIHHLRQHALTHKVLAAHALALKGMKEFKCDVCAREFTLSANLKRHMLIHASVRPFQCHVCFKTFVQKQTLKTHMIVHLPVKPFKCKVCGKSFNRMYNLLGHMHLHAGSKPFKCPYCTSKFNLKGNLSRHMKVKHGIMDTTIDGQEPPQETEGQEDYEEESFEFSERENRANNNNTPDIAKLSQMEYYSTYGKGAGRFSTA from the exons gaggaggagagtagCCGCTTGGTGCGGACCTACCCCAAGATGACTGAGGGCCAAGTGGATGTGGGCACACAGACGGAGCCTGTTGTGGTGCTTTCTCTGGCTCAGGCTGCCGTTCTTGGCCTCATCTCCCAGAATGAAATATTTGGGGCCACCATTGCCCCTAATGGTTTTTACACAGGGGAGTCCAGAGAGtgtccccctcctccacctgaGTCAGTGGAGTACGAATATGCTGACCAGCTGATCGGTGCCAATGGAGACTACCTGGCCGAGCCCGCTGGGGAGCCGGAGCCCCAGCCCCACTGCAGCGAGAGAAGAAGACCCGGGCCCCGTGGGAGGACCAAAAGGCCCCGGAGTGAGGCTGAATTAGAGGGACACCCACACAAAGTGCCCGGTCCACAGGCCCAGGTTAAAGGTGAAAGACTGGAGTCTGACAGTCCTCCTGCCTGCATTCACATGAACAGCAGACGTAGTCCCGGCAAGTCGGACGATCAAGTCATCCAACAAGGTTCTCTAAAAGAGGAGCAGGCTTGTGGAAACTGTCCGTCATGTGTGAGAGGCACATCCAGGccacaaacagatggacagccAGAACAGGAACAAGAAGAAAACTCCGGtcgagaaagagagaggaaggaagaagagTTAGTggtagaggaagaagaagaggaggaggcgcTAAACCTCAAGACCAGCACAGACACTGGCAGCCCTCTGGAGAACCGATATTATGATTCCAATGAGGTACCGTATGAGTCTGCTGATATGTCGCTGCCAGGAGAGTACGAGGAGAACGGCCAAGCCATGCTGTGGTCGGACCCAGAGGGCCTCGCCAGACGAATGCAGATTGACCGACTGGACATCAACGTGCAGATCGACGAGTCATACTGCGTAGACGTGGGAGAGGGTCTGAAACGCTGGAAATGCCGCATGTGTGAGAAGTCATACACATCCAAATATAACCTCGTCACTCATATTCTGGGCCATAATGGAATTAAGCCCCATGAATGTCTACACTGTGGGAAGCTTTTCAAGCAGCCGAGTCATCTCCAGACTCACCTGCTGACCCACCAGGGAACCCGACCCCACAAGTGTACAGTTTGTGAGAAGGCCTTCACGCAGACCAGCCACTTGAAGAGGCACATGCTGCAGCATTCAGACGTTAAGCCGTACAGCTGCCGCTTCTGTGGCCGTGGCTTTGCCTACCCCAGCGAGCTGAGGACCCACGAGAACAAGCACGAGAATGGCCAGTGTCACGTCTGCACCCAGTGTGGCCTCGAGTTTCCAACCTACGCACACCTGAAGCGCCACCTTACCAGCCATCAGGGCCCCACGACGTACCAGTGCACCGAGTGCCACAAGTCCTTCGCTTATCGCAGCCAGCTGCAGAACCACTTGATGAAGCACCAGAACGTGAGGCCTTATGTTTGCCCCGAGTGCGGCATGGAGTTTGTCCAGATCCATCACCTACGGCAGCATGCTCTAACACACAAGGTACTGGCAGCGCACGCCCTCGCACTTAAG GGTATGAAAGAATTCAAGTGCGATGTCTGTGCCAGAGAGTTTACCCTGTCTGCCAACCTGAAGAGACACATGTTGATCCATGCCAGTGTGAGGCCCTTCCAGTGCCACGTCTGCTTCAAGACCTTTGTCCAGAAGCAGACCCTGAAAACGCACATGATTGTCCACCTGCCGGTCAAGCCTTTCAAATGCAAG GTGTGCGGAAAGTCGTTCAACAGGATGTACAACCTCCTCGGCCACATGCATCTCCACGCTGGCAGCAAGCCCTTCAAGTGCCCTTACTGCACCAGCAAGTTCAACCTGAAGGGCAACCTCAGCCGACACATGAAGGTCAAACACGGCATCATGGACACCACAATAGATGGACAAG AGCCCCCCCAAGAGACAGAAGGCCAGGAGGACTACGAAGAGGAGAGCTTTGAATTCAGTGAGCGAGAAAACCGagctaacaacaacaacacacctgACATTGCTAAACTATCTCAAATGGAGTATTACAGCACCTATGGGAAGGGCGCAGGGCGCTTCAGCACTGCATGA
- the znf710a gene encoding zinc finger protein 710a isoform X3: MRSLKHLKHHSRNNVEEESSRLVRTYPKMTEGQVDVGTQTEPVVVLSLAQAAVLGLISQNEIFGATIAPNGFYTGESRECPPPPPESVEYEYADQLIGANGDYLAEPAGEPEPQPHCSERRRPGPRGRTKRPRSEAELEGHPHKVPGPQAQVKGERLESDSPPACIHMNSRRSPGKSDDQVIQQGSLKEEQACGNCPSCVRGTSRPQTDGQPEQEQEENSGRERERKEEELVVEEEEEEEALNLKTSTDTGSPLENRYYDSNEVPYESADMSLPGEYEENGQAMLWSDPEGLARRMQIDRLDINVQIDESYCVDVGEGLKRWKCRMCEKSYTSKYNLVTHILGHNGIKPHECLHCGKLFKQPSHLQTHLLTHQGTRPHKCTVCEKAFTQTSHLKRHMLQHSDVKPYSCRFCGRGFAYPSELRTHENKHENGQCHVCTQCGLEFPTYAHLKRHLTSHQGPTTYQCTECHKSFAYRSQLQNHLMKHQNVRPYVCPECGMEFVQIHHLRQHALTHKVLAAHALALKGMKEFKCDVCAREFTLSANLKRHMLIHASVRPFQCHVCFKTFVQKQTLKTHMIVHLPVKPFKCKVCGKSFNRMYNLLGHMHLHAGSKPFKCPYCTSKFNLKGNLSRHMKVKHGIMDTTIDGQGEQL; this comes from the exons gaggaggagagtagCCGCTTGGTGCGGACCTACCCCAAGATGACTGAGGGCCAAGTGGATGTGGGCACACAGACGGAGCCTGTTGTGGTGCTTTCTCTGGCTCAGGCTGCCGTTCTTGGCCTCATCTCCCAGAATGAAATATTTGGGGCCACCATTGCCCCTAATGGTTTTTACACAGGGGAGTCCAGAGAGtgtccccctcctccacctgaGTCAGTGGAGTACGAATATGCTGACCAGCTGATCGGTGCCAATGGAGACTACCTGGCCGAGCCCGCTGGGGAGCCGGAGCCCCAGCCCCACTGCAGCGAGAGAAGAAGACCCGGGCCCCGTGGGAGGACCAAAAGGCCCCGGAGTGAGGCTGAATTAGAGGGACACCCACACAAAGTGCCCGGTCCACAGGCCCAGGTTAAAGGTGAAAGACTGGAGTCTGACAGTCCTCCTGCCTGCATTCACATGAACAGCAGACGTAGTCCCGGCAAGTCGGACGATCAAGTCATCCAACAAGGTTCTCTAAAAGAGGAGCAGGCTTGTGGAAACTGTCCGTCATGTGTGAGAGGCACATCCAGGccacaaacagatggacagccAGAACAGGAACAAGAAGAAAACTCCGGtcgagaaagagagaggaaggaagaagagTTAGTggtagaggaagaagaagaggaggaggcgcTAAACCTCAAGACCAGCACAGACACTGGCAGCCCTCTGGAGAACCGATATTATGATTCCAATGAGGTACCGTATGAGTCTGCTGATATGTCGCTGCCAGGAGAGTACGAGGAGAACGGCCAAGCCATGCTGTGGTCGGACCCAGAGGGCCTCGCCAGACGAATGCAGATTGACCGACTGGACATCAACGTGCAGATCGACGAGTCATACTGCGTAGACGTGGGAGAGGGTCTGAAACGCTGGAAATGCCGCATGTGTGAGAAGTCATACACATCCAAATATAACCTCGTCACTCATATTCTGGGCCATAATGGAATTAAGCCCCATGAATGTCTACACTGTGGGAAGCTTTTCAAGCAGCCGAGTCATCTCCAGACTCACCTGCTGACCCACCAGGGAACCCGACCCCACAAGTGTACAGTTTGTGAGAAGGCCTTCACGCAGACCAGCCACTTGAAGAGGCACATGCTGCAGCATTCAGACGTTAAGCCGTACAGCTGCCGCTTCTGTGGCCGTGGCTTTGCCTACCCCAGCGAGCTGAGGACCCACGAGAACAAGCACGAGAATGGCCAGTGTCACGTCTGCACCCAGTGTGGCCTCGAGTTTCCAACCTACGCACACCTGAAGCGCCACCTTACCAGCCATCAGGGCCCCACGACGTACCAGTGCACCGAGTGCCACAAGTCCTTCGCTTATCGCAGCCAGCTGCAGAACCACTTGATGAAGCACCAGAACGTGAGGCCTTATGTTTGCCCCGAGTGCGGCATGGAGTTTGTCCAGATCCATCACCTACGGCAGCATGCTCTAACACACAAGGTACTGGCAGCGCACGCCCTCGCACTTAAG GGTATGAAAGAATTCAAGTGCGATGTCTGTGCCAGAGAGTTTACCCTGTCTGCCAACCTGAAGAGACACATGTTGATCCATGCCAGTGTGAGGCCCTTCCAGTGCCACGTCTGCTTCAAGACCTTTGTCCAGAAGCAGACCCTGAAAACGCACATGATTGTCCACCTGCCGGTCAAGCCTTTCAAATGCAAG GTGTGCGGAAAGTCGTTCAACAGGATGTACAACCTCCTCGGCCACATGCATCTCCACGCTGGCAGCAAGCCCTTCAAGTGCCCTTACTGCACCAGCAAGTTCAACCTGAAGGGCAACCTCAGCCGACACATGAAGGTCAAACACGGCATCATGGACACCACAATAGATGGACAAGGTGAGCAGCTTT AG
- the idh2 gene encoding isocitrate dehydrogenase [NADP], mitochondrial, with the protein MAGYLKVLSTLSRSAGAAFSRNPAVLAPAANCQTLQQRNYADKRIKVAQPVVEMDGDEMTRIIWEFIKEKLILSNVDVELKYYDLGLPYRDQTDDQVTIDSALATKKYHVAVKCATITPDEARVEEFSLKKMWKSPNGTIRNILGGTVFREPIICKNIPRLVPGWTQPITIGRHAFGDQYRATDFVVDKPGKFKIIFSPADGSTNKEWEVYDFPAGGCGMGMYNTDESITGFAHSCFQYAIGKKWPLYMSTKNTILKAYDGRFKDIFQDIFEKNYKPEFDKLKIWYEHRLIDDMVAQVLKSSGAFVWACKNYDGDVQSDILAQGFGSLGLMTSVLVCPDGKTIEAEAAHGTVTRHYREHQKGRPTSTNPIASIFAWTRGLEHRGKLDGNPDLIKFSQTLEKVCVDTVESGIMTKDLAGCIHGLSNVKLNEHYVNTTDFLDAIKTNLDKALGK; encoded by the exons ATGGCTGGATATCTGAAAGTCCTCAGCACTCTTTCGAGGTCTGCCGGCGCGGCTTTTTCCAGAAACCCCGCGGTGCTGGCACCGGCTGCAAATTGCCAGACTTTGCAACAAAGAAACT ATGCCGACAAACGCATCAAAGTGGCCCAGCCGGTGGTGGAGATGGACGGAGATGAGATGACCAGGATCATCTGGGAGTTCATCAAAGAGAAG CTTATCCTGTCCAACGTCGATGTTGAGCTGAAGTATTATGACCTGGGTCTGCCATACCGCGACCAGACTGATGACCAGGTCACCATCGACTCTGCCCTGGCTACTAAGAAATACCATGTGGCGGTTAAGTGTGCCACCATCACACCTGACGAAGCCAGAGTTGAAG AGTTTAGCCTGAAGAAGATGTGGAAGAGCCCCAACGGAAccatcaggaacatcttgggcGGCACTGTCTTCCGTGAGCCAATCATCTGCAAGAACATTCCCAGGCTTGTTCCAGGCTGGACGCAGCCCATCACCATCGGCAGACACGCCTTCGGTGATCAG TACAGAGCAACAGACTTTGTTGTGGATAAGCCCGGAAAATTTAAGATCATCTTCTCACCTGCTGACGGTAGTACCAACAAGGAATGGGAGGTCTATGACTTTCCCGCCGGCGGCTGTGGAATGGGCATGTACAACACAGATGAG TCTATTACAGGCTTTGCACACAGCTGCTTCCAGTACGCTATTGGCAAGAAGTGGCCCCTGTATATGAGCACAAAGAACACCATTCTGAAAGCCTATGATGGCAGATTCAAAGACATCTTCCAGGATATCTTTGAAAA GAATTACAAGCCAGAGTTCGACAAACTGAAGATCTGGTATGAGCACAGGCTTATTGATGATATGGTCGCACAAGTGCTGAAGTCTTCTGGAGCCTTCGTGTGGGCTTGCAAGAACTACGATGGAGATGTTCAGTCTGATATTCTTGCACAGG GATTCGGTTCTCTGGGACTGATGACATCGGTTCTTGTGTGCCCTGACGGAAAGACCATTGAGGCTGAGGCAGCCCACGGCACTGTGACCAGGCACTATCGCGAGCACCAGAAG GGAAGGCCGACCAGCACCAACCCCATCGCCAGTATTTTTGCCTGGACCAGAGGCCTGGAGCACCGAGGCAAGCTTGATGGCAACCCTGACCTCATCAA GTTCTCTCAGACTCTGGAGAAGGTGTGTGTCGATACTGTTGAGAGTGGTATTATGACCAAGGACCTTGCAGGCTGCATCCATGGCTTGTCCAA TGTCAAGCTGAATGAGCACTACGTCAATACCACAGACTTCCTCGACGCCATCAAGACAAATCTTGACAAAGCCCTCGGCAAGTGA